From the Micromonospora sediminicola genome, one window contains:
- a CDS encoding carbohydrate ABC transporter permease, which translates to MVTSTRIGGAPTPAARLGRYSRGRRPGKLIYLFLAAVLVASLFPLYWTFVVASNDNSVIGNTTPPLVPGGHLFDNIARVFDSSDFGVALTNSFLVATSVAVGNVFFASLAGFAFARLRFCGRNGLLVLVISTMMVPTQLGIIPLYLLMTELGWTGRLQALIVPALVSAFGVFWMRQAVEETVPAELVEAARVDGCSLIRVFWHVALPAIRPAAAVLGLFTFMTAWNDFFWPLVVLNPENPTVQVALSVLASGYYTDYALMLTGATLGVLPVLVVFVLLARQIVGGIMQGAVKG; encoded by the coding sequence ATGGTGACCTCCACGCGCATCGGCGGCGCGCCGACGCCCGCGGCTCGGCTCGGCCGATACTCGCGCGGACGCCGGCCCGGAAAGCTGATCTACCTGTTTCTCGCCGCCGTGCTGGTGGCCTCCCTGTTCCCGCTCTACTGGACGTTCGTGGTCGCCAGCAACGACAACAGCGTCATCGGCAACACCACCCCGCCGTTGGTGCCCGGCGGGCACCTGTTCGACAACATCGCTCGGGTGTTCGACAGCTCCGACTTCGGTGTGGCGTTGACCAACTCGTTCCTGGTCGCCACCTCCGTCGCGGTGGGCAACGTCTTCTTCGCCTCGCTCGCCGGGTTCGCCTTCGCCCGGCTGCGCTTCTGCGGCCGCAACGGCCTGCTCGTGCTGGTCATCTCGACGATGATGGTGCCGACCCAGCTCGGCATCATCCCGCTCTACCTGTTGATGACCGAGTTGGGGTGGACCGGGCGGTTGCAGGCGCTGATCGTGCCCGCGCTGGTCTCCGCGTTCGGGGTGTTCTGGATGCGGCAGGCGGTCGAGGAGACCGTGCCGGCGGAGCTCGTCGAGGCGGCCCGGGTCGACGGGTGCAGCCTGATCCGGGTGTTCTGGCACGTCGCGCTTCCGGCGATCCGTCCCGCCGCGGCGGTGCTGGGACTGTTTACCTTCATGACGGCGTGGAACGACTTCTTCTGGCCGCTCGTGGTGCTCAACCCGGAGAACCCGACCGTCCAGGTGGCGTTGTCGGTGCTGGCCAGCGGCTACTACACCGACTACGCCCTGATGCTCACCGGCGCCACCCTCGGCGTGCTGCCGGTGCTCGTGGTCTTCGTCCTTCTGGCCCGACAGATCGTCGGGGGAATCATGCAGGGAGCGGTCAAGGGATGA
- a CDS encoding LacI family DNA-binding transcriptional regulator, whose translation MGGTSAAPASRCTLATIAREANVSVPTVSKVLNGHSDVAPTTRAQVERLLTLHGYQRPRVPRRTSRRGDLLDLVINELDSAWALEILTGVEEVAEEVNMSLVVSAVHNRASLTRRWLDSLISRGSQGAILVLSELAEEQRAELSRRTLPFVVVDGVSLPPPEVPSVGATNFGGGYAATEHLLALGHRRIGVIGGPEQMLCTRARVAGYRAALEAAGLPACRELVRYGDFHHSGGLAAAQRLLALPEPPTAIFAGSDQQATGVYEAVRQIGRSIPHDVSVVGFDDLNFAQWTAPPLTTVRQPLREMGGTAARTLLRIIGGQRLDTHRIELATTLVRRESTAPPPA comes from the coding sequence GTGGGAGGCACATCGGCTGCTCCGGCGTCCCGGTGCACGCTGGCGACGATCGCCCGGGAGGCGAACGTCTCGGTGCCCACCGTCTCCAAGGTGCTCAACGGGCACAGCGACGTCGCGCCGACAACCCGGGCGCAGGTGGAACGGTTGCTCACCCTGCACGGCTACCAGCGGCCGCGGGTGCCGCGGCGGACCAGCAGGCGCGGCGACCTGCTCGATCTGGTGATCAACGAGCTGGACAGCGCCTGGGCGCTGGAGATCCTGACCGGGGTCGAGGAGGTCGCCGAGGAGGTCAACATGAGCCTCGTCGTCTCGGCCGTGCACAACCGGGCCAGCCTCACCCGACGCTGGCTGGACTCGCTGATCTCCCGCGGCTCGCAGGGTGCGATCCTGGTGCTCTCGGAACTGGCCGAGGAACAGCGGGCCGAGCTGTCCCGGCGGACGCTGCCGTTCGTGGTGGTCGACGGGGTGAGCCTGCCGCCGCCGGAAGTACCATCAGTCGGCGCCACCAACTTCGGCGGCGGCTACGCCGCCACCGAACATCTCCTTGCTCTGGGTCACCGCCGGATCGGCGTAATCGGAGGCCCGGAGCAGATGTTGTGCACCCGGGCCCGGGTGGCCGGCTACCGGGCCGCGTTGGAGGCGGCGGGTCTGCCCGCGTGCCGCGAGTTGGTCCGTTACGGCGACTTCCACCATAGCGGCGGGCTGGCCGCCGCCCAGCGCCTGCTCGCCCTGCCGGAGCCGCCGACCGCCATCTTCGCCGGCAGCGACCAGCAGGCCACCGGCGTCTACGAGGCGGTGCGACAGATCGGGCGCAGCATCCCGCACGACGTCAGTGTGGTCGGTTTCGACGACCTGAACTTCGCCCAGTGGACCGCTCCCCCGTTGACAACCGTGCGTCAGCCGCTGCGGGAGATGGGCGGCACCGCCGCTCGTACTCTGCTGCGCATCATCGGCGGCCAGCGGCTCGACACCCATCGCATCGAGCTGGCCACGACCCTGGTCCGCCGGGAGAGCACCGCCCCTCCGCCGGCCTGA
- a CDS encoding carbohydrate ABC transporter permease translates to MTTDVGLRRAARHRPAAPPPAPRRRTLADVLDRRATPYLFIAPFFVLFGVFGLFPLLATLWMSLHDWHLINGDDGWTGLQNYRALLADGDFWNALLNTLSLFVISTVPQLLLALGLAAALNTTLRARTFWRAGVLVPNIVSVVAVALVFAQVFGKDAGIANWLLGFVGIDPINWQAEKWSAHLGISVIVIWRWTGYNALIYLAAMQAVPADLYESARLDGASAWSAFWHVTVPMIRPTILFTTVVSTIGGLQLFAEPLLFDGQGEPNGGSDRQFQTVTMYLYEKGFTLFDAGSASAVAWLLFLLIAVFALVNFLAVRRSVASR, encoded by the coding sequence ATGACCACCGATGTAGGCCTCCGCCGCGCCGCCCGGCACCGACCGGCGGCCCCTCCACCCGCTCCCCGCCGCCGCACCCTGGCCGACGTACTGGACCGCCGGGCGACGCCATACCTGTTCATCGCACCGTTTTTCGTCCTGTTCGGAGTGTTCGGCCTGTTCCCGCTGCTCGCCACGCTCTGGATGTCGCTGCACGACTGGCACCTGATCAACGGTGACGACGGTTGGACAGGACTGCAGAACTACCGCGCGCTGCTCGCCGACGGCGACTTCTGGAACGCGCTGCTCAACACGCTGAGCCTGTTCGTCATCTCCACCGTGCCGCAGCTGCTGCTGGCCCTCGGCCTCGCGGCGGCGCTGAACACCACCCTGCGGGCCCGCACGTTCTGGCGAGCCGGGGTGCTGGTGCCCAACATCGTCTCGGTGGTCGCCGTGGCGCTGGTCTTCGCCCAGGTCTTCGGCAAGGACGCCGGCATCGCGAACTGGCTGCTCGGCTTCGTCGGGATCGACCCGATCAACTGGCAGGCCGAGAAATGGTCCGCGCACCTGGGCATCAGCGTCATCGTGATCTGGCGTTGGACCGGCTACAACGCGTTGATCTACCTGGCCGCCATGCAGGCCGTGCCGGCGGATCTCTACGAGTCGGCACGGCTCGACGGCGCCTCGGCCTGGTCGGCGTTCTGGCACGTCACAGTGCCGATGATCCGACCGACGATCCTGTTCACCACAGTGGTGTCGACGATCGGGGGACTGCAGCTGTTCGCCGAACCGCTGCTCTTCGACGGTCAGGGTGAGCCCAACGGCGGCTCCGACCGCCAGTTCCAGACCGTGACCATGTACCTCTACGAGAAGGGCTTCACGCTCTTCGACGCCGGCTCCGCCTCCGCGGTCGCCTGGCTGCTGTTCCTGCTCATCGCCGTGTTCGCGCTGGTGAACTTTCTCGCGGTCCGGCGCTCGGTGGCGAGCCGGTGA
- a CDS encoding extracellular solute-binding protein yields MRLAAGLVAAALAATASGCGGGDGGSGGKTTLTVAVFSDFGYEPLVKEYMTAHPDIEVKIRKAEFDPHHKQLATRLAAGAGAADVEAVEEGFLPQFRQSKDKFVNLADYGAADLKSQWLPWKWEQGVADGGAFVMGLGTDMGGLALCYRADLFKAAGLPTDRNEVSKLYTSWDDYFAVGQRFVASGSKAKWFDSAGNVYSAMINQLPYGYFDPSDQYVGDTNPQIKDTFAKVATAAGGKGMSAQLDPFSQQWNVGFKQGTFATLPCPSWMLGLIKDGSGPANAGKWDIAKVPGSGGNWGGSFLTIPKQGKHPKEAYELAKFLTSPESETKIFQSVGSLPSQPGPLKDPAVLDFRNEYFNNAPVGEIFARSGETLRPNYRGTRDGDVRPVFGRALARVEQGKQSPDAAWQAALGEARKTLG; encoded by the coding sequence ATGAGGCTGGCCGCCGGACTGGTCGCCGCCGCGCTCGCCGCCACCGCGAGCGGCTGCGGTGGCGGCGACGGCGGCTCGGGTGGCAAGACCACTCTCACCGTCGCGGTGTTCAGTGACTTCGGTTACGAACCCCTGGTCAAGGAGTACATGACCGCGCACCCCGACATCGAGGTCAAGATCCGCAAGGCGGAGTTCGACCCACACCACAAGCAGCTCGCCACCCGGCTGGCCGCCGGCGCCGGCGCGGCAGACGTCGAGGCGGTGGAGGAGGGCTTCCTGCCGCAGTTCCGCCAGTCCAAGGACAAGTTCGTCAACCTCGCCGACTACGGCGCGGCGGACCTGAAGAGCCAGTGGCTGCCGTGGAAGTGGGAGCAGGGCGTCGCCGACGGCGGCGCGTTCGTCATGGGTCTCGGCACCGACATGGGCGGTCTGGCACTGTGCTACCGCGCGGACCTGTTCAAGGCCGCCGGGCTGCCCACCGACCGGAACGAGGTGTCCAAGCTCTACACGAGCTGGGACGACTACTTCGCCGTCGGTCAGCGGTTCGTCGCCTCCGGCAGCAAGGCCAAGTGGTTCGACAGCGCCGGCAACGTCTACAGCGCCATGATCAACCAATTGCCGTACGGCTACTTCGACCCCAGCGACCAGTACGTCGGCGACACGAACCCGCAGATCAAGGACACCTTCGCCAAGGTCGCCACGGCGGCCGGCGGCAAGGGCATGTCCGCCCAGCTCGACCCGTTCAGCCAGCAGTGGAACGTCGGGTTCAAGCAGGGCACCTTCGCGACCCTGCCCTGCCCGAGCTGGATGCTCGGGCTGATCAAGGACGGGTCCGGGCCCGCCAACGCCGGCAAGTGGGACATCGCCAAGGTGCCCGGCAGCGGCGGCAACTGGGGCGGATCCTTCCTGACGATTCCGAAGCAGGGCAAGCACCCCAAGGAGGCGTACGAGCTGGCGAAGTTCCTCACCTCGCCGGAGTCGGAGACCAAGATCTTCCAAAGTGTCGGAAGCCTGCCCTCCCAGCCCGGGCCGCTTAAGGACCCGGCGGTGCTCGACTTCCGCAACGAGTACTTCAACAACGCCCCGGTGGGGGAAATCTTCGCCCGCTCGGGTGAGACCCTACGCCCCAACTACCGCGGCACCCGGGACGGGGACGTGCGGCCGGTCTTCGGACGCGCGCTGGCCCGCGTCGAGCAAGGCAAGCAGTCTCCCGACGCGGCCTGGCAGGCCGCGCTCGGCGAGGCCCGCAAGACGCTCGGCTGA
- a CDS encoding glycoside hydrolase family 43 protein, whose protein sequence is MTELLAPGRPGPAGEATTVIRNPVLPGFHPDPSILRVGDDYYLATSTFEWYPGVRLHHSRDLVHWRPLGGVLTDRRLLDLTGCPDSGGVWAPCLSHVDGEFHLVFTDVDSYTGGFWDTPNFVTTAASIDGPWSDPAPLHARGFDPSLFHDHDGRSWLLSNACDWRPGRSWAGGIIAQEYDRRQRVLVGEPVTLFDGTAAGFTEGPHLYRRGDWYYLVTAEGGTGWEHQVTVARSRSLTGPYVADPAGPMLTSTHRPDLPLQKAGHGSLVAAPDDEWYLAHLTARPLGRRGACVLGRETALQRVDWTVHGWPRVEGGIPHERVPGPRLPARPWREAPQTDDFDDDRLGPAWSTLRRPPSPDWLSLTTRPGHLRLAGGQSPSSRHRASLVARRIDHPRATFSAVVDFTPRSYQHLAGVVAYYNTRNWYYAHLTYQDGIGVVADVLTCRRGRLRRLNRPVPVHGPVELHAALDGPALRFAQGTPRSVPTWWPDVFDATILSDEHATEIVDGVPEVWGFTGAFFGLWVQDLTGGDAYADFDRTTYRAAR, encoded by the coding sequence ATGACGGAACTGCTCGCACCCGGACGGCCGGGCCCCGCCGGCGAGGCCACGACCGTGATCCGCAACCCGGTGCTGCCCGGCTTCCACCCCGATCCGTCGATCCTGCGGGTCGGCGACGACTACTATCTCGCCACGTCCACCTTCGAGTGGTATCCAGGAGTACGGCTCCACCACTCCCGGGACCTGGTGCACTGGCGCCCGCTCGGTGGTGTGCTGACCGATCGGCGCCTGCTGGACCTGACCGGATGCCCGGATTCGGGCGGGGTGTGGGCACCCTGCCTGTCTCACGTCGACGGCGAGTTCCATCTGGTGTTCACCGACGTCGACTCGTACACCGGCGGGTTCTGGGACACCCCCAACTTCGTCACCACCGCAGCGTCGATCGACGGACCCTGGTCGGACCCGGCGCCATTGCACGCCCGCGGCTTCGACCCCTCGCTGTTCCACGACCACGACGGCCGAAGTTGGCTGCTGTCCAACGCCTGTGACTGGCGCCCGGGCCGATCCTGGGCCGGCGGGATCATCGCGCAGGAGTACGACCGACGTCAGCGGGTTTTGGTCGGCGAGCCGGTCACACTCTTCGACGGCACTGCGGCCGGTTTCACGGAGGGACCGCATCTGTATCGCCGAGGGGACTGGTACTACCTCGTCACCGCGGAGGGTGGCACCGGTTGGGAGCACCAGGTGACCGTGGCCCGCTCCCGCTCGCTGACCGGCCCCTATGTCGCCGATCCGGCCGGACCGATGCTCACCTCGACCCACCGCCCGGATCTGCCCCTGCAGAAGGCCGGCCACGGCAGTCTGGTCGCCGCCCCGGACGACGAGTGGTATCTCGCCCACCTCACCGCGCGCCCGCTCGGACGCCGGGGCGCCTGTGTCCTCGGACGCGAGACCGCGCTACAGCGCGTCGACTGGACGGTGCACGGCTGGCCGCGCGTCGAGGGGGGCATTCCGCACGAGCGGGTTCCCGGCCCCCGGCTACCGGCGCGGCCGTGGCGGGAGGCGCCGCAGACCGACGACTTCGACGACGACCGGCTCGGCCCCGCCTGGTCCACCCTGCGCCGGCCACCGTCGCCGGACTGGCTGTCGCTGACCACGCGCCCCGGTCACCTGCGGCTCGCGGGCGGCCAGTCGCCGTCGTCGCGGCACCGGGCGAGTCTGGTCGCCCGGCGGATCGACCACCCGCGCGCCACCTTCTCGGCGGTGGTCGACTTCACACCCCGGTCGTACCAGCACCTGGCCGGGGTGGTCGCCTACTACAACACCCGCAACTGGTACTACGCCCACCTCACCTACCAGGACGGCATCGGCGTGGTGGCGGACGTGCTGACCTGCCGACGTGGACGCTTGCGCCGCCTAAACCGGCCGGTGCCGGTACACGGGCCAGTCGAGTTGCACGCCGCGCTGGACGGGCCGGCACTGCGCTTCGCCCAGGGAACGCCGAGGTCGGTGCCGACCTGGTGGCCGGACGTATTCGACGCGACGATCCTCTCCGACGAGCACGCTACCGAGATCGTCGACGGAGTGCCCGAGGTGTGGGGCTTCACAGGTGCCTTCTTCGGTCTCTGGGTCCAGGACCTCACCGGCGGCGACGCGTACGCCGACTTCGACCGAACGACGTACCGGGCGGCGCGGTAG